In the Geobacter sp. FeAm09 genome, one interval contains:
- a CDS encoding YtxH domain-containing protein, translating to MEDRDKKVAAAALLMVAGGIVGAGLALLLAPQSGQRTRRDISRYARRAKTRADEAVEDITTNINDLVETIGEKTDELVEKGRDVASGARKDLVRLIEEGAARLEKFRTKLSRM from the coding sequence ATGGAGGACAGAGATAAAAAGGTTGCTGCGGCGGCATTGCTGATGGTGGCGGGTGGTATCGTGGGCGCCGGGCTTGCGCTGCTTTTGGCCCCCCAGTCCGGCCAGCGCACGCGCCGGGACATCTCGCGCTATGCGCGGCGCGCCAAGACCCGGGCCGATGAGGCGGTGGAGGACATTACGACCAATATCAACGACCTGGTGGAAACCATCGGCGAGAAGACCGATGAACTGGTCGAAAAGGGCAGGGATGTGGCCAGCGGCGCCCGCAAGGACTTGGTGCGGCTGATCGAAGAAGGCGCAGCACGCCTCGAGAAGTTCCGGACCAAGCTGAGCCGGATGTAA
- a CDS encoding DUF3047 domain-containing protein has translation MHPYRSLRTAVVIASLLAAFPALAAESELRIGKFSSSELAGWKEQTVFGSKKSTYTFVQDNGKSVLMGKSHDTASGLLHKIDIDPKTHPVIRWSWKIDHTVKKGNERIKDGHDFAARLYVVFPRGFFSQTRAIEYVWGNVLRKGESIRNPYSKNVVMIAVDGGDELAGHWTAHRRNFADDYRAAFGEEAPRVGAIAIMTDSDNTHESATGYYGDITVLPAAREDEQKPKQKEPAAKEQAPKEQPAKAHPAKPKEPLPKEQPNGATSHPAPPVALPPGQNQQ, from the coding sequence ATGCACCCTTACCGGTCCCTGCGCACCGCTGTTGTCATCGCCTCTCTTCTGGCCGCTTTCCCCGCCCTGGCCGCCGAATCCGAACTGCGCATCGGCAAGTTCAGTTCGTCGGAGCTGGCGGGGTGGAAGGAACAGACCGTTTTCGGCTCGAAAAAATCGACCTACACCTTTGTCCAGGACAACGGAAAGAGCGTTCTCATGGGAAAAAGCCACGATACGGCGTCGGGGCTGCTCCACAAAATCGATATCGACCCCAAGACGCATCCGGTCATCAGATGGTCATGGAAGATCGACCATACGGTCAAAAAGGGCAACGAGAGGATCAAAGACGGGCACGACTTTGCCGCCCGCCTCTACGTGGTGTTTCCCCGGGGCTTCTTCTCCCAGACCCGGGCCATCGAGTACGTGTGGGGCAACGTCCTGCGCAAGGGAGAGAGCATCCGCAATCCCTACTCGAAGAACGTGGTCATGATTGCCGTGGATGGAGGGGATGAACTGGCCGGGCACTGGACTGCTCACCGGCGCAATTTTGCCGACGACTACCGTGCCGCCTTCGGCGAGGAGGCGCCCAGGGTCGGCGCCATCGCCATCATGACCGACAGCGACAACACCCATGAGTCCGCAACCGGCTACTACGGCGACATAACCGTGCTCCCGGCAGCCCGGGAAGATGAGCAGAAACCGAAGCAGAAGGAACCGGCCGCCAAAGAGCAGGCGCCCAAAGAGCAACCGGCCAAGGCACACCCGGCAAAGCCGAAGGAGCCGTTGCCCAAGGAGCAGCCCAACGGCGCCACCTCGCATCCGGCGCCTCCGGTCGCCCTTCCACCCGGTCAAAACCAGCAATAG
- the yrfG gene encoding GMP/IMP nucleotidase: protein MIIDWNTIDTVLLDMDGTLLDRHFDDHFWLEHVPKRWAARNGTTEEYARKHLHALFKSQEQTLNWTDLDYWSERLKLDIPQLKREVEHLIAVHPFVVEFLLFLRHNRKDVRLVTNAHAKTLDLKMKTTRIGAYFDGIISAHEVGLPKEDDRFWEELQRVVRYDPARTMLGEDSEINLATAQRYGIRYPVYISRFSSTIQPKPSAAFASIEYFSALIPGNGEKTITISKG from the coding sequence ATGATTATTGACTGGAATACCATCGACACCGTCCTCCTGGACATGGACGGCACCCTGCTGGACAGGCACTTCGACGACCACTTCTGGCTGGAACACGTTCCCAAACGGTGGGCCGCCCGCAACGGCACGACGGAGGAGTACGCCCGGAAGCACCTGCATGCCCTGTTCAAGTCCCAAGAACAGACCCTCAACTGGACCGATCTGGATTATTGGTCCGAACGCCTGAAACTGGACATCCCCCAGCTGAAGCGGGAGGTGGAGCACCTGATCGCCGTTCACCCCTTTGTGGTGGAATTCCTGCTATTTCTGCGGCACAACCGCAAGGATGTCCGGCTGGTGACCAACGCCCATGCCAAGACCCTGGACCTGAAGATGAAAACCACCCGTATCGGGGCATACTTCGACGGCATCATCTCGGCGCACGAGGTCGGCCTGCCCAAGGAGGACGACCGTTTCTGGGAGGAACTCCAGAGGGTTGTCCGCTACGATCCCGCCCGGACCATGCTGGGGGAAGACAGCGAAATCAACCTTGCCACGGCACAGCGGTACGGCATCAGGTATCCGGTGTACATCAGCCGCTTCAGCTCCACGATCCAGCCGAAACCCTCTGCCGCCTTCGCCTCCATCGAGTACTTCAGCGCCCTGATACCGGGCAACGGCGAAAAAACCATCACCATCTCAAAAGGCTAA
- a CDS encoding MFS transporter, whose product MTGTPPSTGAGRERQNTRWLLLLCLCQLFIMLVFINYSAILPILRQEWGMSNTRAGMIFSVYQVGYIASGVILSTLTDRMNTKLIFIGAALWSAAANLLFARYAHDFASGMVLRALTGIGMGGTYMPGLKLVAERFAPARRGRAIGIYVGSLMLGSSLSLAVTGWLSGLYGWRAAFTCCSVGVFAGALLAVPLFRGYHPAPRAQITGGYTAEVARNRPAILMILGYGSHMWEMYGMRSWLAPFFTAALVGWGYGQGRATALASTIAALLVGIGAFSTAVTGTLSDRFGRTATIAMVMLASALLSFSFGWLINTNIWLTSAIGLLYGYLVVAESPVFSTGLTELVAPGYLGAAMGLQSLIGYSLASISPTVFGWTLDTFRGWQPFPGITGAWGLAFASLGIGGLAGPFFMWWLRRSPESLKMANGRR is encoded by the coding sequence ATGACCGGCACTCCGCCCAGCACCGGCGCCGGCCGGGAACGGCAGAACACCCGCTGGCTCCTGCTACTCTGCCTGTGCCAGCTCTTCATCATGCTGGTGTTTATCAATTACTCGGCCATCCTGCCCATCCTGCGCCAGGAATGGGGCATGAGCAACACCCGGGCCGGCATGATCTTTTCGGTCTACCAAGTGGGTTACATCGCCTCCGGGGTCATCCTCTCGACCCTCACCGACCGCATGAACACCAAGCTGATCTTCATCGGCGCCGCCCTCTGGTCCGCCGCCGCCAACCTGCTCTTTGCCCGGTACGCCCATGACTTCGCCAGCGGCATGGTCCTGCGCGCCCTGACCGGCATCGGCATGGGGGGCACCTACATGCCGGGGCTCAAGCTGGTGGCGGAACGGTTCGCCCCGGCCAGGCGCGGCCGGGCCATCGGCATCTACGTCGGCTCGCTCATGCTGGGCTCGTCGCTCTCCCTGGCCGTCACCGGGTGGCTGAGCGGGCTCTATGGCTGGCGCGCCGCCTTTACCTGCTGTTCCGTCGGCGTGTTTGCCGGGGCACTGCTCGCCGTTCCGCTGTTCCGCGGGTACCACCCCGCCCCCAGGGCCCAGATCACCGGCGGCTACACGGCGGAGGTGGCCCGCAACCGGCCGGCCATCCTGATGATCTTAGGCTACGGCTCCCACATGTGGGAGATGTACGGCATGCGGAGTTGGCTGGCCCCGTTCTTCACGGCCGCCCTGGTGGGGTGGGGCTACGGCCAGGGGCGCGCCACCGCCCTCGCCTCCACCATTGCCGCACTGCTGGTCGGCATCGGCGCGTTTTCGACCGCCGTGACCGGCACCCTCTCCGACCGTTTCGGCCGCACCGCCACCATCGCCATGGTCATGCTCGCCAGCGCCCTGCTCTCTTTTTCCTTCGGCTGGCTGATCAACACCAACATATGGTTGACCTCGGCCATCGGTCTGCTGTACGGTTATCTGGTGGTGGCGGAGTCGCCGGTCTTCTCCACCGGGCTGACGGAACTGGTCGCCCCCGGCTACCTGGGGGCCGCCATGGGGCTTCAGTCCCTGATCGGCTACTCCCTGGCCTCGATCTCGCCGACGGTCTTCGGCTGGACCCTGGATACCTTCCGGGGGTGGCAGCCGTTCCCCGGCATCACCGGCGCCTGGGGCCTGGCCTTTGCCAGCCTGGGCATCGGCGGGCTGGCCGGCCCGTTCTTCATGTGGTGGCTCCGCCGCTCTCCCGAAAGCCTGAAAATGGCCAACGGCAGACGCTGA
- the rfbC gene encoding dTDP-4-dehydrorhamnose 3,5-epimerase, whose amino-acid sequence MNIIATTLPDVLLLEPKVFGDERGFFFESFNERIWRQLTGLDVTFVQHNHSRSTGGVLRGLHYQIRHPQGKLVRVIVGEVFDVAVDIRRSSPTFGAWFGATLSAENKRQMWVPPGFAHGFCVTSEHAEFLYLTTDYWAPEHERCIAWNDPDLAIAWPLAAEPTISAKDRDGKRFKEADLFP is encoded by the coding sequence ATGAACATTATTGCCACCACCCTTCCCGACGTTCTCCTCCTCGAGCCCAAAGTCTTCGGCGATGAACGCGGATTTTTCTTCGAAAGTTTCAATGAACGGATCTGGCGCCAGTTGACCGGGCTTGACGTCACGTTCGTCCAGCACAACCACTCCCGTTCGACCGGCGGGGTCCTGCGCGGGCTGCACTATCAGATCCGGCACCCCCAGGGGAAACTGGTGCGGGTCATTGTCGGCGAGGTTTTCGACGTGGCGGTGGACATCCGCCGCAGTTCGCCCACGTTCGGCGCCTGGTTCGGCGCCACCCTCTCCGCCGAAAACAAGCGGCAGATGTGGGTGCCCCCCGGATTCGCCCACGGTTTCTGCGTTACTTCGGAACATGCCGAGTTCCTGTACCTGACCACCGATTACTGGGCGCCGGAGCATGAACGCTGCATCGCCTGGAATGACCCGGACCTGGCGATCGCGTGGCCCCTTGCCGCCGAACCGACCATTTCGGCCAAGGACCGCGACGGCAAACGGTTCAAGGAAGCAGACCTGTTTCCATGA
- a CDS encoding pitrilysin family protein, translating into MINSTVLPNGVRLISQRAEHMHTVSIGIWVANGTRHESHDNNGIAHFIEHLLFKGTKRRTARQISHEIDSMGGILNAFTGHEYVCYYAKVLASFLPRVADLLTDIFLHSNFPADEIERERKVILQEIKMRDDAPEECIHDRFHQNFWKGHPLGLSVLGSEETISRLSRNDIVAYKQSRYRPEDIIISAAGNVDHAELVSLMQGAFSGLSSSWVPVAAGETASPGRCVSLIERDLEQALICLGTRALPQNHPDRYALFLLNTILGGGMSSRLFDEVREKKGLAYSVYSYVISHADSGSLVVYAGTEQEHCREVIDIALREMGRLKREAVPEDELDSSREQLKGKILMSLESTDSLMTRLAKNEIYLQRYQPVEEVLAGFDAVTAGDIMVLANELFDGSKLNLEVMGKVAGLDVTGDRLAF; encoded by the coding sequence ATGATAAATTCTACCGTCTTACCCAATGGCGTCAGGCTCATCAGTCAGCGTGCCGAACATATGCACACCGTTTCCATCGGCATCTGGGTGGCCAATGGCACGCGCCACGAATCCCACGACAATAACGGCATCGCCCACTTCATCGAGCACCTTCTCTTCAAGGGGACAAAGCGGCGCACCGCACGCCAGATATCCCACGAGATCGACTCCATGGGGGGGATCCTCAATGCTTTCACCGGCCACGAATACGTCTGCTATTACGCCAAGGTGCTGGCTTCGTTCCTCCCCAGGGTGGCGGACCTCCTGACCGATATCTTTCTCCACTCGAATTTTCCGGCCGACGAGATCGAGCGGGAGCGGAAGGTGATCCTTCAGGAGATCAAGATGCGGGACGATGCGCCGGAAGAGTGCATCCACGACCGTTTTCACCAGAATTTCTGGAAGGGGCACCCCCTGGGGTTGTCGGTGCTTGGCTCGGAAGAAACCATCAGCCGGCTCTCCCGCAATGACATCGTTGCGTACAAACAGAGCCGCTACCGCCCCGAGGACATCATCATCTCGGCCGCCGGCAACGTGGACCACGCCGAGCTGGTTTCTCTCATGCAGGGAGCCTTTTCGGGGCTTTCGTCAAGCTGGGTACCCGTCGCCGCGGGAGAAACCGCCTCTCCCGGCCGGTGCGTCAGCCTGATCGAGCGGGACCTGGAACAGGCCCTGATCTGTCTGGGAACACGGGCGTTGCCCCAGAACCACCCCGACCGTTACGCCCTGTTCCTGCTCAACACCATTCTGGGGGGCGGCATGAGTTCGCGCCTCTTCGACGAGGTGCGCGAGAAAAAGGGGCTGGCCTATTCGGTCTATTCCTATGTGATTTCCCACGCCGACTCGGGTTCGCTGGTGGTCTACGCCGGGACGGAGCAGGAGCATTGCCGGGAGGTCATCGATATCGCCCTGCGGGAGATGGGGCGGCTGAAGCGCGAAGCGGTGCCGGAGGATGAGCTCGACTCCTCCCGGGAGCAGCTCAAGGGGAAGATCCTCATGTCTCTGGAGAGCACCGACAGCCTGATGACCCGTCTGGCCAAGAACGAGATCTACCTGCAACGGTACCAGCCGGTCGAGGAGGTCCTGGCCGGTTTCGACGCCGTCACCGCCGGCGACATCATGGTGCTGGCGAACGAACTTTTCGACGGCAGCAAGCTGAATCTGGAAGTGATGGGCAAGGTCGCCGGCCTTGACGTGACCGGGGACCGTCTGGCCTTTTGA
- the dut gene encoding dUTP diphosphatase has product MNRHKIETKIMNPLMGSRIPLPTYATGGSAAMDLRACLDAPLTVQPGQTVLIPSGIAISIHDRNLVALLVPRSGLGIKHGIVLANTVGVIDSDYQGEIGIGILNRGTTAYTVEPGERICQMLFVPVTQAELSIIDEFSQDSSRGAGGFGHTGRD; this is encoded by the coding sequence ATGAACCGTCATAAAATTGAAACCAAAATCATGAACCCCCTGATGGGCTCGCGCATCCCGCTTCCCACCTATGCCACCGGCGGTTCGGCGGCCATGGACCTGCGGGCCTGCCTGGACGCCCCCCTCACGGTGCAGCCGGGCCAGACCGTGCTGATCCCCAGCGGCATAGCCATCAGCATCCACGACCGGAACCTGGTGGCCCTGCTGGTGCCGCGCTCCGGGCTGGGGATCAAACACGGGATCGTACTGGCCAATACGGTGGGGGTTATCGATTCGGACTACCAGGGGGAGATCGGCATCGGCATTCTCAACCGGGGCACAACTGCCTACACCGTGGAGCCGGGCGAACGCATCTGCCAGATGCTGTTCGTACCGGTGACCCAGGCAGAATTGAGCATTATCGATGAGTTCAGCCAGGATAGTTCACGCGGTGCTGGAGGTTTTGGCCACACCGGCAGGGATTGA
- a CDS encoding aminopeptidase, with protein MKDTRITQFAEILVDYSTRVKKGDVVLINAAGLEALPLVKELHALCLKRGAAYVEYAFSVPEIDRNFYNLANKQQLDHFPQHKLDFFKTLTVYIGIAAGDNSMVMANARQEAMVAYQKLTRPLVDQRVRHTRWVVTRYPTHAAAQEARMSLDEYEDYLFSACCIDWRAESKKQDKLKKLMDKTKQVRIVAPDTDLAFSIDGLPGIKCDGRLNMPDGEVFSAPVRNSVQGHITYNCPSIYQGKEFNGVRFEFKDGRIVKASAEAGMSGALNKILDTDEGARYIGEFSLGINPGIRRPMRNILFDEKIFGSIHFTPGQAYDECDNGNRSAVHWDLVRILADGEIWFDGVLIQKKGTFVHKDLLELNP; from the coding sequence ATGAAAGACACTAGAATTACTCAGTTTGCAGAAATATTGGTGGACTATTCCACGCGGGTGAAAAAAGGGGACGTGGTGTTGATCAACGCCGCCGGCCTGGAAGCCCTGCCCCTGGTCAAGGAACTCCATGCCCTCTGCCTCAAGCGGGGCGCCGCGTATGTGGAGTATGCCTTTTCCGTCCCCGAGATCGACCGCAATTTCTACAACCTGGCCAACAAACAGCAGTTGGACCATTTCCCCCAGCACAAGCTGGATTTCTTCAAGACCCTGACCGTCTATATCGGCATCGCGGCCGGCGACAACTCCATGGTCATGGCCAATGCCCGCCAAGAGGCCATGGTGGCCTACCAGAAACTCACCAGACCGCTGGTGGACCAGCGGGTCAGGCACACCCGCTGGGTGGTGACCCGGTACCCGACTCATGCCGCGGCCCAGGAAGCCAGGATGAGCTTGGATGAATACGAGGATTACCTCTTTTCCGCCTGCTGCATCGACTGGCGCGCGGAATCGAAGAAACAGGACAAGCTCAAGAAGCTGATGGACAAAACCAAGCAAGTACGCATCGTTGCGCCGGATACGGATCTTGCGTTCAGCATCGACGGCCTGCCGGGGATCAAGTGCGACGGGCGTTTGAACATGCCGGACGGCGAGGTGTTCTCCGCACCGGTCCGGAATTCGGTCCAGGGGCACATCACCTATAACTGCCCCAGCATCTACCAGGGCAAGGAGTTCAACGGCGTGCGCTTCGAGTTCAAGGACGGCAGGATCGTCAAGGCCAGCGCCGAGGCGGGCATGAGCGGGGCGCTCAACAAGATCCTGGATACGGACGAGGGGGCCCGCTACATCGGCGAATTCTCCCTGGGGATCAACCCGGGCATCCGCCGCCCCATGCGCAATATCCTCTTTGACGAGAAGATCTTCGGCTCGATCCACTTCACCCCGGGCCAGGCCTACGATGAGTGCGACAACGGCAACCGCTCCGCCGTCCATTGGGACCTGGTGAGAATTCTCGCCGACGGCGAAATCTGGTTCGATGGCGTCCTGATCCAGAAAAAGGGGACATTCGTCCACAAGGATCTGTTGGAACTTAATCCGTGA
- a CDS encoding ATP-binding protein, which translates to MIDNAERFGALLERVERLVEGMMPAAVAPPDCEHFLAFRWERTGERGRLAPVMYPHLFDLNELVGIDDIKEEVVRNTTQFVEGLPANNVLLWGERGCGKSSLVKGLLKPFASRGLRIVELKRWDIMSLPHITSLLRDAPYRFILFCDDLSFDEGEGDFRALKTLLDGDIEERPGNVLIYATSNRRHLMPERMEDNTGDLEIHPEEAVGEKLALADRFGLSFGFYSLDQDEYLDVVRYYAARRGLGVKDTELCDLALKWSLYSARRSGRSARQFVDDLEGRLGLTKSGRRKKSSL; encoded by the coding sequence ATGATAGATAACGCGGAAAGATTCGGAGCATTGCTGGAGAGGGTGGAGCGGCTTGTGGAAGGGATGATGCCCGCCGCCGTCGCCCCTCCCGATTGCGAGCATTTCCTGGCGTTCCGCTGGGAACGGACCGGCGAGCGGGGGCGCCTGGCACCGGTGATGTATCCCCACCTCTTTGATCTGAACGAATTGGTGGGCATCGACGACATCAAGGAAGAGGTGGTCCGCAACACCACCCAGTTCGTGGAGGGGCTGCCGGCCAACAATGTGCTCCTGTGGGGCGAACGGGGGTGCGGCAAGTCGTCGCTGGTCAAGGGGCTGTTGAAGCCGTTTGCCTCGCGGGGGTTGCGGATTGTGGAGCTGAAACGCTGGGATATCATGTCCCTGCCCCACATAACCTCCCTGCTGCGGGATGCGCCGTACCGCTTCATCCTGTTCTGCGACGACCTTTCCTTTGACGAGGGGGAGGGGGATTTTCGCGCCCTCAAGACGCTTTTGGACGGCGATATCGAGGAGCGCCCCGGCAATGTGCTGATCTACGCCACCTCGAACCGCCGCCATCTCATGCCGGAGCGGATGGAGGACAACACCGGCGACCTGGAAATACACCCCGAGGAGGCCGTGGGCGAAAAACTAGCATTGGCAGATCGTTTTGGGTTGTCGTTCGGGTTTTACAGCCTCGACCAGGACGAGTATCTGGATGTGGTCCGCTATTACGCCGCCCGCCGGGGACTCGGGGTGAAAGACACGGAACTGTGCGACCTGGCGTTGAAGTGGTCGCTGTATTCCGCGCGCCGCAGCGGGCGCTCGGCCCGCCAGTTTGTGGATGATCTGGAAGGGCGCCTGGGGCTGACGAAAAGCGGAAGGCGGAAAAAGTCCTCTCTCTGA
- a CDS encoding HDOD domain-containing protein: protein MATAVIPETVRKLLASQPIELPIFHPVAIKLQRMLSDYDFTVDEVANVAIEDQSLATQMLKMANSPMYMGRTKVATIKEAVIRLGAQQVINLAIAASQAAIHSSQNEALNRYMKQLWLHSHGSALGARWLAHACGMRGVADETYLAALLHDVGKLYLLKAIERLVDAGVISSLFDEELIADIFEAMHVEQGYRLMLHWNFPAMYCDVVRDHHLEQWDVVNKMLTIVRFVNLACRRVGLGLKHDPALDLIATKEAEVLDLSSFQIAELEALLEESRETVFE from the coding sequence ATGGCTACCGCCGTCATACCGGAAACTGTCAGGAAACTGCTTGCTTCGCAGCCCATCGAACTGCCCATATTCCATCCCGTTGCCATCAAGCTGCAACGCATGCTTTCCGATTATGACTTTACGGTGGATGAAGTCGCCAACGTGGCTATCGAGGACCAGTCCCTGGCCACCCAGATGCTGAAGATGGCCAATTCGCCCATGTATATGGGGCGCACCAAGGTGGCCACCATCAAGGAGGCCGTCATCCGCCTGGGGGCGCAGCAGGTTATCAACCTGGCCATCGCCGCCTCCCAGGCCGCCATCCACTCGTCCCAGAACGAAGCTCTCAACCGTTACATGAAGCAGCTTTGGCTCCACAGCCACGGTTCGGCTCTCGGCGCGCGCTGGCTGGCCCATGCCTGCGGCATGCGCGGGGTCGCGGACGAGACCTACCTGGCCGCGCTTCTGCACGACGTGGGCAAGCTCTACCTCCTCAAGGCGATCGAGCGCCTGGTGGATGCCGGCGTGATCAGTTCCCTGTTCGACGAAGAACTGATCGCCGACATCTTCGAGGCCATGCACGTGGAGCAGGGGTACCGCCTGATGCTGCACTGGAACTTCCCGGCCATGTACTGCGATGTGGTCCGGGATCATCATCTGGAGCAGTGGGATGTGGTCAACAAAATGCTGACCATCGTCCGCTTCGTCAACCTGGCCTGCCGCCGGGTCGGCCTTGGCCTGAAACACGATCCCGCATTGGACTTGATCGCAACCAAAGAGGCTGAAGTCCTCGATCTCAGCAGTTTCCAGATTGCGGAACTTGAAGCGTTGCTTGAAGAATCACGGGAAACTGTCTTTGAATGA
- a CDS encoding decaprenyl-phosphate phosphoribosyltransferase — MAEKPDDLLPLFSGGTFFLSVACPAALLPFASFCLASSATYILNDLLDREHDRNHPEKRLRPLPSGLISPRSARALALALALAAMVLAWQVSGAFLLLVLLYGGVSSAYSIRLKEYALVDIFCIAAGFLLRLEAGGAAFGVTISEWLFLSVFLLAVFLGTGKRLSEKNRLGRSAASHRKALVAYPEGFLDGTMYMTGAAVLVTYTLYVISRHSSLLLYTVPLCCFGLLRYILRVQSGKGGDPTESLTKDLPLFIVGLAWAVMVGWGIYAP; from the coding sequence ATGGCTGAAAAACCTGATGATCTTCTTCCCCTCTTTTCTGGGGGGACGTTCTTCCTATCCGTTGCGTGCCCCGCTGCGCTGCTCCCGTTCGCATCCTTCTGCCTGGCGTCGAGCGCGACCTATATCCTCAATGATCTTCTGGACCGGGAACATGACCGCAACCATCCCGAAAAGAGGTTGCGGCCGTTGCCGTCCGGCCTGATATCGCCTCGTTCCGCCCGCGCGCTTGCCCTTGCCCTGGCCCTGGCCGCCATGGTTCTTGCCTGGCAGGTGTCCGGCGCGTTTCTGCTGTTGGTGCTGCTGTACGGCGGTGTCTCCAGCGCCTATTCGATCAGATTGAAGGAGTATGCGCTGGTCGATATCTTTTGCATAGCGGCCGGATTTCTGCTGCGGCTCGAGGCCGGAGGAGCGGCCTTTGGGGTGACGATCTCGGAATGGCTCTTTTTGAGCGTCTTCCTGCTGGCGGTCTTCCTCGGCACCGGCAAGCGCCTCAGCGAGAAGAACCGCCTGGGGAGGTCCGCCGCCAGCCACCGCAAGGCGCTGGTCGCCTATCCTGAAGGTTTTCTGGACGGGACCATGTACATGACCGGAGCTGCGGTGCTGGTTACGTACACCCTCTATGTCATCTCGCGCCACTCATCGCTGCTGCTCTACACGGTTCCGCTCTGTTGTTTCGGGTTATTGCGCTATATCCTCCGGGTACAGTCCGGGAAGGGGGGCGACCCGACCGAGTCGCTGACGAAAGACCTGCCGCTGTTTATCGTCGGGCTCGCCTGGGCGGTGATGGTGGGGTGGGGGATATACGCACCATGA
- a CDS encoding ABC transporter permease translates to MIKRLYLYKDLLLVFIWREFLIRYKQTTIGVLWAILQPVSLMLLFTFIFGVVLQTSHKNYPYVLFFYAGVLPWTFFSGSTNFAVTSLSNNFNLVTKIYFPREIIPLSGVAINLIDYFIGLLVYFILLLVYQTPLTWNFLWLFPLMVMLVVYTTSISLFLAALNVYYRDVKLVSAFLLQFLFFATPVIYSIDTVESRWKMLLFLNPLVFIVENMRRVTIEGRGIIMWQMAIEVIGTIALYLVIYRIFVRVERAFADVI, encoded by the coding sequence GTGATTAAGCGCCTCTATCTTTATAAGGATCTTTTGCTTGTATTTATATGGCGGGAATTTTTGATCCGTTACAAGCAGACGACAATTGGAGTACTCTGGGCTATACTGCAACCGGTCAGTCTAATGTTGCTTTTCACCTTTATTTTTGGGGTTGTTTTGCAGACGAGCCACAAAAATTATCCCTATGTTCTTTTCTTTTATGCCGGTGTCCTACCTTGGACATTTTTTTCTGGATCAACCAATTTTGCAGTCACCAGTCTTTCGAACAATTTCAATCTGGTTACCAAAATTTATTTTCCTCGTGAGATCATTCCCCTCTCCGGTGTTGCCATAAATCTTATTGATTACTTCATTGGTCTTTTGGTGTATTTTATTTTATTGTTGGTTTATCAGACACCACTGACTTGGAATTTTCTCTGGCTTTTTCCTCTCATGGTGATGCTGGTTGTGTACACAACCTCGATCTCGCTTTTTCTCGCCGCTCTCAATGTCTATTATCGAGATGTCAAACTTGTTTCGGCCTTTCTGTTACAATTCCTGTTTTTCGCTACGCCGGTAATCTACTCCATCGATACGGTCGAGAGTCGCTGGAAAATGTTACTATTTCTTAATCCTTTGGTATTTATTGTCGAAAATATGCGGCGCGTCACCATCGAGGGCAGAGGCATCATCATGTGGCAGATGGCCATAGAAGTAATTGGCACTATTGCACTTTATCTTGTGATTTATCGCATCTTCGTTCGTGTTGAGAGGGCTTTTGCGGATGTCATTTGA
- a CDS encoding ABC transporter ATP-binding protein produces the protein MSFEPVIEFNNVWKKYSKQQVLNNSLRDELVSVITGRKCRDELADGEFWALRDISLSVKKGECVGLCGSNGAGKSTILKLISNVTYPTKGAISAQGRVAPLIELGAGMHPDLNGIENIYMNGTILGLTIRELKYKVEQIVDFSELHEFINVPVKKYSSGMFLRLAFSIAVHSPADIFLFDEVLAVGDEGFQSKCLQKIENIKSDNGTIFVVSHDTNALGRICDHIVRLEHGIVLTGEKIQ, from the coding sequence ATGTCATTTGAACCGGTTATTGAGTTCAACAATGTCTGGAAGAAATATTCAAAACAGCAGGTGTTAAACAACTCGCTACGAGATGAACTGGTTTCGGTTATTACCGGTAGGAAATGTCGCGATGAGTTGGCGGATGGTGAATTTTGGGCGCTCAGGGATATTTCACTGTCTGTGAAAAAAGGGGAATGTGTTGGTCTGTGCGGCTCAAATGGCGCGGGTAAGAGTACTATTCTCAAACTGATATCTAATGTTACTTATCCGACCAAAGGGGCAATCAGTGCCCAAGGGCGGGTGGCGCCGTTGATCGAGTTGGGTGCCGGTATGCATCCGGACCTCAACGGCATCGAAAATATCTACATGAACGGCACTATCCTTGGTCTTACCATAAGAGAGCTTAAATACAAAGTTGAACAAATAGTTGACTTCTCGGAACTCCATGAATTTATAAATGTTCCGGTAAAAAAATATTCATCTGGGATGTTTTTACGGCTAGCTTTTTCCATTGCGGTTCACAGTCCGGCTGATATCTTTCTATTTGATGAAGTTTTAGCTGTGGGAGATGAAGGTTTTCAGTCAAAATGTCTTCAAAAAATTGAAAATATTAAATCTGATAACGGCACAATATTTGTGGTAAGTCATGATACTAATGCTCTTGGCAGAATATGCGATCATATTGTTAGGCTTGAGCATGGCATTGTCTTGACGGGAGAAAAAATACAATAA